From the Hevea brasiliensis isolate MT/VB/25A 57/8 chromosome 15, ASM3005281v1, whole genome shotgun sequence genome, one window contains:
- the LOC110632286 gene encoding uncharacterized protein LOC110632286 produces the protein MVFNSLIIASVAHKSADAWQQIARIQLQDRLSSHQLLDLICCFPLQQLGSFALWLWTFLCLPPPDSFYPYSYYSSSSEDDDQPYLTHALASSSSSSSSLDLGDYYHDSHSD, from the coding sequence ATGGTGTTCAACAGCTTGATAATAGCGTCAGTTGCTCACAAATCAGCCGACGCATGGCAACAAATAGCACGCATTCAACTCCAGGACCGTCTAAGCAGCCACCAGCTTCTGGATCTCATCTGCTGCTTTCCTCTCCAGCAATTGGGTAGTTTTGCTCTTTGGCTCTGGACTTTTCTCTGCCTTCCTCCTCCTGATTCCTTCTACCCTTACTCTTATTACTCCTCTTCTTCAGAAGACGATGATCAACCTTATCTTACTCATGCTTTAGcctcttcttcctcctcttcctCCTCCCTTGATCTTGGTGACTACTACCATGATTCTCACTCTGATTGA
- the LOC110632312 gene encoding uncharacterized protein LOC110632312 isoform X1, with protein MGSGGADFSGCRGLTVVLCLLGLLSLTCAARLSVERQKLEVQKHLNRLNKPAVKSIESPDGDIIDCVHMAHQPAFDHPFLKDHKIQMRPSYHPERLFDENKVTEESKERTNPISQLWHVNGKCPEGTIPIRRTKKDDVLRASSVKRYGKKKRRSIPKPRSADPDLMNESGHQHAIAYVEGDKYYGAKATINVWEPKIQQPNEFSLSQLWILGGSFGEDLNSIEAGWQVSPDLYGDNNTRLFTYWTSDAYQATGCYNLLCSGFIQINSEIAMGASISPVSAFRNSQYDISILVWKDPKEGHWWMQFGNDYVLGYWPSFLFSYLADSASMIEWGGEVVNSEPNGQHTSTQMGSGHFPEEGFGKASYFRNVQVVDDSNNLKAPKGIGTFTEQSNCYDVQTGSNGDWGHYFYYGGPGRNSNCP; from the exons ATGGGTAGTGGTGGTGCGGATTTTAGCGGCTGCAGAGGATTGACGGTGGTTCTTTGCTTATTGGGTCTGTTGTCATTGACTTGCGCCGCTAGATTAAGTGTGGAAAGGCAGAAGCTTGAGGTACAGAAGCACTTGAACCGCTTGAACAAGCCAGCTGTTAAGAGCATTGag AGCCCAGATGGGGATATCATAGACTGTGTTCACATGGCTCATCAGCCAGCTTTCGATCACCCATTTCTCAAAGACCACAAAATTCAG ATGAGGCCTAGTTACCACCCAGAAAGGCTCTTTGACGAGAACAAGGTGACTGAAGAATCAAAAGAAAGAACAAATCCAATCTCTCAGTTGTGGCACGTGAATGGTAAATGCCCCGAGGGTACCATACCCattagaagaacaaagaaagatgATGTTTTGAGAGCAAGCTCAGTGAAAAGGTATGGCAAGAAGAAGCGCAGAAGCATCCCCAAGCCAAGGTCTGCAGATCCTGATCTCATGAATGAAAGTGGCCATCAA CATGCAATAGCTTATGTAGAAGGAGACAAGTATTATGGAGCAAAAGCAACCATTAATGTGTGGGAACCCAAAATACAACAGCCTAATGAATTCAGCCTGTCTCAGCTATGGATATTGGGAGGTTCCTTTGGTGAAGATCTCAACAGTATTGAAGCTGGCTGGCAG GTCAGTCCAGATCTATATGGCGACAACAACACAAGGCTCTTCACCTACTGGACT AGCGATGCATATCAAGCCACTGGATGCTACAATCTTCTTTGTTCAGGCTTTATTCAGATCAATAGCGAGATAGCAATGGGTGCAAGCATCTCTCCTGTTTCTGCCTTCCGCAATTCCCAATATGATATCAGCATTCTTGTCTGGAAG GATCCAAAAGAGGGACACTGGTGGATGCAATTTGGCAATGACTATGTTTTGGGTTATTGGCCTTCTTTCCTGTTCTCATACTTAGCAGACAGTGCTTCCATGATTGAGTGGGGAGGTGAGGTGGTAAACTCAGAGCCCAATGGACAACACACCTCAACTCAGATGGGAAGTGGCCATTTCCCTGAAGAAGGGTTTGGGAAAGCAAGTTATTTCAGGAATGTTCAAGTTGTTGATGATTCCAATAACCTCAAGGCTCCTAAAGGGATTGGCACCTTCACTGAGCAATCTAATTGCTATGATGTTCAAACTGGTAGCAATGGGGATTGGGGCCATTACTTTTATTATGGGGGCCCTGGTAGAAACTCCAATTGCCCTTGA
- the LOC110632312 gene encoding uncharacterized protein LOC110632312 isoform X2: protein MAHQPAFDHPFLKDHKIQMRPSYHPERLFDENKVTEESKERTNPISQLWHVNGKCPEGTIPIRRTKKDDVLRASSVKRYGKKKRRSIPKPRSADPDLMNESGHQHAIAYVEGDKYYGAKATINVWEPKIQQPNEFSLSQLWILGGSFGEDLNSIEAGWQVSPDLYGDNNTRLFTYWTSDAYQATGCYNLLCSGFIQINSEIAMGASISPVSAFRNSQYDISILVWKDPKEGHWWMQFGNDYVLGYWPSFLFSYLADSASMIEWGGEVVNSEPNGQHTSTQMGSGHFPEEGFGKASYFRNVQVVDDSNNLKAPKGIGTFTEQSNCYDVQTGSNGDWGHYFYYGGPGRNSNCP from the exons ATGGCTCATCAGCCAGCTTTCGATCACCCATTTCTCAAAGACCACAAAATTCAG ATGAGGCCTAGTTACCACCCAGAAAGGCTCTTTGACGAGAACAAGGTGACTGAAGAATCAAAAGAAAGAACAAATCCAATCTCTCAGTTGTGGCACGTGAATGGTAAATGCCCCGAGGGTACCATACCCattagaagaacaaagaaagatgATGTTTTGAGAGCAAGCTCAGTGAAAAGGTATGGCAAGAAGAAGCGCAGAAGCATCCCCAAGCCAAGGTCTGCAGATCCTGATCTCATGAATGAAAGTGGCCATCAA CATGCAATAGCTTATGTAGAAGGAGACAAGTATTATGGAGCAAAAGCAACCATTAATGTGTGGGAACCCAAAATACAACAGCCTAATGAATTCAGCCTGTCTCAGCTATGGATATTGGGAGGTTCCTTTGGTGAAGATCTCAACAGTATTGAAGCTGGCTGGCAG GTCAGTCCAGATCTATATGGCGACAACAACACAAGGCTCTTCACCTACTGGACT AGCGATGCATATCAAGCCACTGGATGCTACAATCTTCTTTGTTCAGGCTTTATTCAGATCAATAGCGAGATAGCAATGGGTGCAAGCATCTCTCCTGTTTCTGCCTTCCGCAATTCCCAATATGATATCAGCATTCTTGTCTGGAAG GATCCAAAAGAGGGACACTGGTGGATGCAATTTGGCAATGACTATGTTTTGGGTTATTGGCCTTCTTTCCTGTTCTCATACTTAGCAGACAGTGCTTCCATGATTGAGTGGGGAGGTGAGGTGGTAAACTCAGAGCCCAATGGACAACACACCTCAACTCAGATGGGAAGTGGCCATTTCCCTGAAGAAGGGTTTGGGAAAGCAAGTTATTTCAGGAATGTTCAAGTTGTTGATGATTCCAATAACCTCAAGGCTCCTAAAGGGATTGGCACCTTCACTGAGCAATCTAATTGCTATGATGTTCAAACTGGTAGCAATGGGGATTGGGGCCATTACTTTTATTATGGGGGCCCTGGTAGAAACTCCAATTGCCCTTGA